In a single window of the Papaver somniferum cultivar HN1 chromosome 8, ASM357369v1, whole genome shotgun sequence genome:
- the LOC113305385 gene encoding cytochrome P450 76C1-like: MFLIMLNVVMNMMWGGTFNDEDKTRIDLEFRKRAEEVLDYLGRTNISDFLPVLARFDLQGVEQGMKKQISWLDPFFESMIDKRMELDQEMKLNGDQDGRRRCIGIPLVERIILYALASLLHSFEWRMPEGVEVDLSEKFGIVLKTGTPLTAIPVPRLSDSNLYALC; the protein is encoded by the exons ATGTTTCTGATAATGCTTAATGTGGTTATGAACATGATGTGGGGCGGTACATTTAATGATGAAGATAAGACTAGAATCGACTTAGAATTTCGGAAACGAGCTGAAGAAGTGCTGGACTATTTAGGGAGAACTAATATTTCTGATTTTCTTCCTGTTCTAGCGAGGTTCGATTTACAAGGTGTAGAACAGGGAATGAAAAAGCAAATTTCGTGGTTAGACCCGTTTTTCGAATCCATGATTGACAAGAGGATGGAACTTGATCAGGAGATGAAACTAAATGGAGATCAAGATG GCAGGAGGAGATGTATAGGTATTCCTTTAGTGGAAAGGATCATACTTTATGCATTAGCTTCTCTTTTGCACTCATTTGAATGGAGAATGCCAGAAGGTGTGGAGGTTGATCTTTCAGAGAAATTTGGTATTGTTTTGAAGACAGGTACCCCACTAACTGCAATCCCAGTGCCAAGATTATCTGATTCAAACCTCTATGCTCTATGCTAA